The following coding sequences are from one Achromobacter sp. B7 window:
- a CDS encoding GntR family transcriptional regulator has product MESAFAAIDMPRTLADTAYGALKRDILDFRLAPGDRFTETEIADRLQVSRTPVREALFRLEREGYLEVRQRNGWLVKPLDFNTLDHFYELRSVLETAAVHALCLPAQGPDPLRALQSLADTWLVAPSDRSSDGEWLADLDERFHIDLVAAAGNPEIARVHRAATERIRIVRRLDFTLQDRIDNTYEEHGAILRAVLARDGAAAAQLLQAHIRDSQSAVRKITLHRLYSTRPAKAA; this is encoded by the coding sequence ATGGAATCCGCATTCGCCGCCATCGACATGCCCCGCACCCTGGCCGACACCGCCTACGGTGCATTGAAACGGGACATCCTGGATTTCCGGCTGGCGCCGGGCGATCGCTTTACCGAAACCGAAATCGCGGACCGGCTGCAAGTGAGCCGCACGCCGGTGCGCGAAGCGCTGTTCCGGCTGGAGCGTGAAGGCTATCTGGAGGTTCGGCAACGCAACGGCTGGCTGGTCAAGCCGTTGGACTTCAATACGCTGGACCACTTCTACGAACTGCGCAGCGTGCTGGAAACCGCCGCGGTCCATGCCTTGTGTTTGCCGGCCCAGGGCCCCGATCCGCTGCGCGCGCTGCAATCATTGGCCGACACCTGGCTGGTCGCGCCAAGCGACCGGTCCAGCGACGGCGAATGGCTGGCCGACCTGGACGAACGCTTTCATATCGACTTGGTGGCGGCTGCCGGCAACCCGGAGATTGCACGCGTGCATCGCGCGGCCACCGAGCGCATCCGCATCGTGCGTCGCCTGGACTTCACGCTGCAAGACCGCATCGACAACACTTATGAAGAACACGGCGCCATCCTGCGCGCCGTGCTGGCCCGCGACGGTGCCGCCGCTGCGCAGCTGCTGCAAGCGCATATCCGCGACAGCCAAAGCGCGGTGCGAAAGATCACGCTGCACCGCTTGTATTCCACCCGTCCCGCCAAGGCGGCGTGA
- a CDS encoding antibiotic biosynthesis monooxygenase yields the protein MSSSAVSAPVTMLVTRHIAPERYSDFLSWMRQGEILAAGFPGFLGSGVLQPPEGGDQYQIVLRFTDEASLLRWEKSLPRRMWLERGANLVRASHEHRVKGTDGWFAPKAASAPPRWKQAVSIWLAYFPVLLVFSILVSEHLSALPVFWRVLITSVILTPIMVFICIPVISRVLQRWLRAG from the coding sequence ATGTCCAGTTCCGCTGTTTCCGCCCCGGTCACCATGCTGGTCACGCGCCATATCGCGCCCGAACGCTATAGCGATTTTCTGTCCTGGATGCGCCAGGGCGAAATCCTGGCGGCGGGGTTTCCCGGATTTTTGGGATCGGGAGTGCTGCAACCGCCTGAAGGGGGCGATCAGTACCAGATCGTGCTGCGCTTCACCGACGAGGCGAGCCTGTTGCGGTGGGAAAAATCCTTGCCGCGCCGCATGTGGCTGGAACGCGGGGCGAACCTGGTGCGGGCCAGCCATGAACACCGCGTCAAAGGCACGGACGGCTGGTTTGCGCCGAAGGCCGCCAGCGCGCCGCCGCGCTGGAAGCAAGCGGTGAGCATCTGGCTGGCGTACTTTCCGGTGCTGCTGGTGTTCTCGATTCTGGTCAGCGAGCATCTGAGCGCGCTGCCGGTGTTCTGGCGCGTCTTGATCACAAGCGTGATATTGACGCCGATTATGGTGTTCATCTGCATACCGGTGATTTCTCGGGTGCTGCAACGGTGGCTGCGGGCGGGGTGA
- a CDS encoding AtzE family amidohydrolase, whose translation MSGPAIDIARQVASGERSALAVLDATLARVRERDPAYNCFTAVTEARARQEAAAIDARRARGEALPPLAGVPYAVKNLFDIADEVTLAGGRVNAANPPAAQDGRLVARMRDAGAVLIGALNMDEHAYGFTTENTHYGPCRNPHDTSRIAGGSSGGSAAAVAGGLVPLTLGSDTNGSIRVPASLCGVFGLKPTYGRLPRTGSFPFVGSLDHLGPFAASASDLAAAYDALQGPDPDDAACAQHAVDPVLPTLASGARKLRVAVLGGYFADWAGPQARRAVEIAARALDATAIVDMPGATQARAAAFIITAAEGGALHRRKLVTHYDYYEPYSRDRLVAGSLVPAAWVQQAQRIRHRVYREAMALFDQYDVLIAPATPVSATPIGTDWLTLAGKELPARASMGLLTQPISCIGLPVCTAPTWPETEHDGHLPLGVQLIGAPWREADCLAAAYALEHAGAARVRPV comes from the coding sequence GTGAGCGGCCCCGCCATCGACATCGCCCGCCAGGTCGCCAGCGGTGAACGCAGCGCCCTGGCGGTGTTGGACGCCACCTTGGCCCGCGTGCGCGAACGCGACCCCGCGTACAACTGCTTTACCGCCGTGACCGAAGCCCGCGCGCGCCAGGAAGCCGCCGCCATCGACGCGCGCCGCGCGCGTGGCGAAGCATTGCCGCCGCTGGCAGGCGTGCCCTACGCCGTGAAAAACCTGTTCGACATCGCTGATGAAGTGACCTTGGCAGGCGGTCGCGTCAACGCCGCCAATCCGCCCGCCGCGCAAGACGGACGACTGGTCGCGCGGATGCGGGACGCCGGCGCGGTCCTGATCGGCGCCTTGAACATGGACGAACACGCCTACGGCTTCACCACCGAAAACACGCATTACGGCCCTTGCCGCAACCCGCACGACACCAGCCGCATCGCAGGCGGGTCCTCGGGCGGCAGCGCGGCCGCCGTGGCGGGCGGGCTGGTGCCGCTGACCCTGGGGTCGGACACCAACGGATCCATCCGCGTGCCGGCCTCGCTGTGCGGCGTCTTCGGCTTGAAACCCACCTATGGCCGCCTGCCGCGCACGGGGTCGTTTCCGTTTGTCGGCAGCCTGGACCACCTGGGCCCCTTTGCCGCCAGCGCCAGCGACCTGGCCGCCGCCTACGATGCGTTGCAAGGCCCGGACCCGGACGATGCCGCCTGCGCGCAGCATGCCGTGGACCCCGTGTTGCCCACGCTAGCCTCGGGCGCGCGCAAATTGCGCGTGGCCGTGCTGGGCGGCTACTTTGCCGACTGGGCGGGCCCACAAGCCCGCCGCGCCGTCGAGATCGCCGCGCGCGCGCTGGACGCCACCGCCATCGTCGACATGCCCGGCGCCACGCAAGCGCGCGCCGCGGCCTTCATCATCACGGCGGCCGAAGGCGGCGCGCTGCATCGGCGCAAGCTGGTCACGCATTACGACTACTACGAACCCTATTCGCGCGACCGCCTGGTCGCCGGCAGCCTGGTGCCCGCCGCGTGGGTGCAGCAGGCGCAACGCATCCGCCACCGCGTCTACCGCGAGGCCATGGCGCTGTTCGACCAGTACGACGTGCTGATCGCGCCCGCCACGCCCGTGTCCGCCACGCCCATCGGCACCGACTGGCTGACGCTGGCCGGCAAGGAACTGCCCGCGCGAGCCAGCATGGGGCTGCTGACGCAACCCATCTCATGTATCGGCCTGCCCGTCTGCACCGCGCCCACCTGGCCCGAGACCGAACACGACGGCCACTTGCCACTGGGCGTGCAATTGATCGGCGCGCCTTGGCGCGAAGCCGATTGCCTGGCCGCCGCCTACGCGCTGGAACACGCCGGCGCGGCGCGCGTGCGCCCGGTCTGA
- the hpxZ gene encoding oxalurate catabolism protein HpxZ, with protein MDINLPDVVAEVTAAFERYETALVTNDVQELDTLFWNSPHTLRYGAGENLYGYEAIREFRAGRSPQGLARRVLRTAITTYGTDFATTNIEFQREGSDRIGRQSQTWMRTPAGWRVVSAHVSLMV; from the coding sequence ATGGACATCAATTTGCCGGACGTCGTGGCCGAGGTCACCGCCGCTTTCGAGCGCTACGAAACCGCGCTGGTGACCAACGACGTACAGGAACTGGACACGCTGTTCTGGAACAGCCCCCACACCTTGCGCTACGGCGCCGGCGAAAATCTGTACGGCTATGAGGCCATCCGCGAATTCCGCGCCGGACGCTCGCCGCAAGGCCTGGCACGGCGCGTCCTGCGCACCGCCATCACCACGTATGGCACGGACTTCGCCACCACCAACATCGAATTCCAACGCGAGGGCAGCGACCGCATCGGGCGCCAAAGCCAGACCTGGATGCGCACGCCCGCAGGGTGGCGCGTGGTGTCGGCGCATGTCAGCCTGATGGTGTGA
- a CDS encoding NADPH-dependent FMN reductase produces MSTYKIAVFVGSLRAASINLRLARALEKLVPADFKFDYVSLGDIPLYNQDNENNLPAPAAKLKQQIADAQGLLFVSPEHNRSLPAALKNAIDWGSRPWGQNSWPGKAAGIVGASPSAAGTAMMQQHLRNILAAEGAIALTTPEVFLQYSDGLIDDQYTITNEGTRKFLQGWVDRYVDWVKKLNT; encoded by the coding sequence ATGAGCACCTACAAAATTGCAGTTTTCGTCGGCAGCCTGCGTGCCGCCTCGATCAATTTGCGATTGGCTCGTGCGCTGGAAAAGCTGGTTCCCGCAGACTTCAAGTTCGACTACGTCAGCCTGGGCGACATCCCGCTGTACAACCAGGACAACGAAAACAATCTGCCCGCCCCCGCCGCCAAGCTCAAGCAACAGATCGCCGACGCGCAAGGCTTGCTTTTCGTGTCACCCGAACACAACCGCTCGCTGCCCGCCGCGTTGAAAAACGCCATCGACTGGGGCTCGCGCCCGTGGGGCCAGAACTCCTGGCCGGGCAAGGCCGCCGGCATCGTCGGCGCATCGCCCAGCGCCGCCGGCACGGCGATGATGCAGCAGCACTTGCGCAACATCCTGGCCGCCGAAGGCGCCATCGCGCTGACCACGCCGGAAGTATTCCTGCAATATTCCGACGGCCTGATCGACGACCAATACACGATCACCAACGAAGGCACCCGCAAGTTCCTGCAAGGCTGGGTCGACCGCTACGTAGACTGGGTCAAGAAACTGAACACCTGA